A genomic window from Bacteroidota bacterium includes:
- a CDS encoding DEAD/DEAH box helicase family protein, whose product MQAYQDWVANRRTGIFAMATGTGKTITALNCLLEEYRLSGTFSP is encoded by the coding sequence TTGCAAGCATATCAAGATTGGGTTGCAAATCGTAGAACAGGTATATTTGCAATGGCAACGGGTACAGGCAAGACAATTACTGCCTTGAATTGTCTGCTTGAGGAATATAGATTGTCCGGAACATTTTCGCCATAA
- a CDS encoding AAA family ATPase, with protein sequence MIFRQVVIENFLCYHRISTFDFSSGLNIILGDNGEGKTKFIEAMDWLLNERDWDPILLASAKAISELQDGGEFKVGVQIVVEHLDETQGLKIICCSIEFPR encoded by the coding sequence ATGATATTTCGGCAAGTTGTCATCGAGAATTTCCTTTGTTATCATCGGATATCAACTTTTGACTTTTCCTCAGGACTTAATATTATCCTTGGAGACAACGGGGAAGGAAAAACCAAGTTCATTGAGGCCATGGATTGGCTTTTGAATGAACGTGATTGGGATCCTATTCTCCTGGCATCCGCAAAAGCCATTTCAGAACTTCAGGATGGTGGTGAGTTTAAGGTGGGAGTTCAAATAGTGGTTGAGCACCTTGATGAAACCCAGGGGCTCAAGATCATTTGTTGTAGCATTGAATTCCCAAGGTAA